A region of Massilia sp. KIM DNA encodes the following proteins:
- a CDS encoding cation:proton antiporter, which produces MQEQHAFPFLREIILFLILSGILIPTLQRLRINQVLGFLAVGTVAGPYGLGLLADDYPLMRHFSFPSGEGVSMLAELGVLFLMFMIGLELSAARLWSMRRWVFGAGTAQVLVSATLIGGALLLYGLPGEYATVLGLVLSLSSTAVVMQLMSQQQSTNTPLGQAAFAVLMLQDLAVVPILILIGALGKDAGGDAGVAMLALLTLAKAAGAIALIYLAGGRVIHPLFRAFARHRQPDVFMALILLSTFGIAALSAAAGLSMALGALIAGLLLAETEFKHEVELMVEPFKGLLMGLFFMTVGMNIDTRQILEAPLWLAAFVGGLVLVKALVVALLFRIGGLPWGRAVEGGLLLGQGGEFAFIVIGYAVSTQVLDAGLGARVMLAVGLSLFITPLLARLGRMIGERHDGAAREQAANASHASLAQARGRIIIAGFGRVGQQLAKLLTAQGIPFVAFENDAKLVSKLHAEGVPVYFGNAARPELLRRVHADEAPAIVLTMDHPASALQAVRGIRREFPDARLFVRSRDEKHARALRQAGASVVVPETLEASLQLSAFVLEAMGLDERSVDDIVDHERELFAAQLLDPRPPAA; this is translated from the coding sequence GTGCAAGAGCAACACGCCTTCCCCTTCCTGCGGGAGATCATCCTCTTCCTGATCCTCTCCGGCATCCTCATCCCCACCCTGCAACGCCTGCGCATCAACCAGGTCCTCGGCTTCCTGGCCGTAGGCACCGTCGCCGGCCCCTACGGCCTGGGCCTGCTGGCCGACGACTACCCCTTGATGCGCCACTTCAGCTTCCCCAGCGGCGAAGGGGTGTCGATGCTGGCCGAGCTGGGCGTGCTGTTCCTGATGTTCATGATCGGCCTGGAGCTCTCCGCCGCCCGCCTGTGGTCGATGCGGCGCTGGGTGTTCGGCGCCGGCACCGCCCAGGTCCTCGTCAGCGCCACCCTGATCGGCGGCGCCTTGCTGCTCTACGGCCTGCCCGGCGAGTACGCCACCGTCCTCGGCCTGGTGCTCTCGCTCTCCTCCACCGCCGTGGTCATGCAGCTCATGAGCCAGCAGCAGAGCACCAACACCCCGCTCGGCCAGGCCGCCTTCGCGGTGCTGATGCTGCAGGACCTGGCCGTGGTGCCGATCCTGATCCTGATCGGCGCCCTCGGCAAGGACGCCGGCGGGGACGCGGGCGTGGCCATGCTGGCCCTGCTCACCCTGGCCAAGGCCGCCGGGGCGATCGCCCTCATCTACCTGGCCGGCGGGCGCGTGATCCATCCGCTGTTCCGCGCCTTCGCCCGCCACCGCCAGCCCGACGTGTTCATGGCCCTGATCCTGCTCTCGACCTTCGGCATCGCCGCCCTCTCGGCCGCCGCCGGCCTGTCGATGGCGCTGGGCGCGCTGATCGCCGGCCTGCTGCTGGCCGAGACCGAGTTCAAGCACGAGGTCGAGCTGATGGTCGAGCCCTTCAAGGGCCTGCTCATGGGCCTGTTCTTCATGACCGTGGGGATGAACATCGACACCCGCCAGATCCTCGAGGCGCCGCTGTGGCTGGCCGCCTTCGTGGGCGGACTGGTGCTGGTCAAGGCGCTCGTGGTCGCCCTGCTGTTTCGCATCGGCGGCCTGCCCTGGGGCCGGGCGGTCGAGGGCGGCCTGCTGCTGGGCCAGGGCGGCGAGTTCGCCTTCATCGTGATCGGCTACGCCGTCAGCACCCAGGTGCTGGACGCGGGCCTCGGGGCGCGCGTGATGCTGGCGGTCGGCCTGTCGCTCTTCATCACGCCGCTGCTGGCGCGCCTGGGCCGCATGATCGGGGAGCGCCACGACGGCGCGGCGCGCGAGCAGGCCGCCAACGCCTCCCACGCCAGCCTGGCGCAGGCGCGCGGGCGCATCATCATCGCCGGCTTCGGCCGCGTGGGCCAGCAGCTCGCCAAGCTGCTCACGGCCCAGGGCATCCCTTTCGTCGCCTTCGAGAACGACGCCAAGCTGGTGTCGAAACTCCATGCCGAAGGCGTGCCGGTCTACTTCGGCAACGCCGCCCGTCCCGAGCTGCTGCGCCGCGTGCACGCCGACGAGGCGCCCGCCATCGTCCTCACCATGGACCACCCGGCCTCGGCCCTGCAGGCGGTGCGCGGCATCCGCCGCGAATTCCCGGACGCGCGCCTGTTCGTGCGCTCACGCGACGAGAAGCATGCGCGCGCCCTGCGCCAGGCCGGGGCCAGCGTGGTGGTGCCGGAAACCCTCGAGGCCAGCCTGCAGCTGTCGGCCTTCGTGCTGGAAGCGATGGGCCTGGACGAGCGCTCCGTGGACGACATCGTCGACCACGAGCGCGAGCTGTTCGCGGCCCAGCTGCTCGACCCCAGGCCGCCCGCGGCCTGA
- a CDS encoding FAD-dependent oxidoreductase, which translates to MDRRSFLIGAGGAAVAGLGGAAGFLGWQEITPTVRTPGRLEGHLLRDRAQLPPPSSVIETEVAILGSGIAGLSAAWQLNRMGRQDFLLFDGPEAFGNAAGSRYGDYACPTGAHYLPLPGREARQVREMLADLGVIRQDALGERPLYDERFVLHGPQERLLYQGRWHEGLLPQEGLAAGELAQERQFFAHMERLRHHRGADGRRSFVFPAALSSQDPEFDGLDAISFAAWLDREGYTAPALRWYLDYCCRDDYGAGLAQVSAWAGVHYFAGRLGLAANAEENGLLTWPGGLAPVAEALAARVAGRRRPGTAVSVRSLGDRAEALCFTLESGKPRSFLVRARRIVCAMPLFVAARIVEGIGKLGFDPRRDLPAYAPWMVSSFVMRAFPRELDETPLAWDNVVYGGKGLGYVVSTHQDIRLHPPEKTVFTAYMALSGRTPQEARRWLQDADPRELLDLAASDLRAAYGLALAPCVERADITLRAHAMAIPAPGFRKNAGLAALREAEGPVLFAHGDLSGYSVFEEAAWWGVQAALRAAA; encoded by the coding sequence ATGGACCGGCGTTCCTTCCTGATCGGCGCCGGCGGGGCGGCGGTGGCCGGCCTGGGTGGCGCGGCCGGCTTTCTCGGCTGGCAGGAAATCACGCCGACGGTGCGTACCCCCGGCCGGCTGGAAGGCCATCTGCTGCGCGACCGCGCCCAGTTGCCGCCGCCGTCCAGCGTGATCGAGACCGAGGTCGCCATCCTCGGCTCCGGCATCGCCGGCCTGAGCGCGGCCTGGCAGCTGAACCGCATGGGCCGCCAGGACTTCCTGCTGTTCGACGGCCCGGAAGCCTTCGGCAACGCCGCCGGCAGCCGCTACGGCGACTACGCCTGCCCGACCGGGGCCCACTACCTGCCGCTGCCGGGCAGGGAAGCGAGGCAGGTGCGCGAGATGCTGGCCGACCTCGGCGTGATCCGCCAGGACGCGCTGGGTGAGCGCCCGCTGTACGACGAGCGCTTCGTCCTGCACGGCCCGCAGGAGCGCCTGCTGTACCAGGGACGCTGGCACGAGGGCCTGCTGCCGCAGGAGGGCCTGGCGGCCGGCGAGCTGGCCCAGGAAAGGCAGTTCTTCGCCCACATGGAGCGCCTGCGCCACCATCGCGGCGCGGACGGGCGGCGCAGCTTTGTGTTCCCGGCCGCGCTGTCCTCGCAGGACCCGGAATTCGACGGACTGGACGCCATCAGCTTCGCCGCCTGGCTGGACCGCGAAGGCTATACCGCGCCGGCGCTGCGCTGGTATCTCGACTACTGCTGCCGCGATGACTACGGCGCCGGGCTGGCGCAGGTGTCGGCCTGGGCCGGCGTGCATTACTTCGCCGGACGCCTGGGCCTGGCCGCCAACGCGGAGGAGAACGGCCTCCTGACCTGGCCGGGCGGCCTGGCGCCAGTGGCCGAGGCGCTGGCCGCGCGCGTCGCCGGGCGTCGCCGCCCCGGCACGGCGGTTTCGGTGCGTTCGCTGGGCGACCGGGCCGAGGCGCTGTGCTTCACGCTGGAGAGCGGCAAGCCGCGCAGCTTCCTGGTGCGGGCGCGGCGCATCGTGTGCGCGATGCCGCTGTTCGTCGCCGCGCGCATCGTCGAGGGCATCGGGAAGCTGGGCTTCGACCCGCGCCGCGACCTGCCGGCCTACGCGCCCTGGATGGTGAGCAGCTTCGTGATGCGCGCCTTCCCGCGCGAGCTGGACGAGACGCCGCTGGCCTGGGACAACGTGGTTTACGGCGGCAAGGGCCTGGGCTACGTGGTGTCGACCCACCAGGACATCCGCCTGCATCCGCCCGAGAAGACCGTGTTCACGGCCTATATGGCGTTGTCCGGACGCACGCCGCAGGAGGCGCGGCGCTGGCTGCAGGACGCCGACCCGCGCGAGCTGCTGGACCTGGCGGCGAGCGACCTGCGCGCGGCCTATGGGCTGGCCTTGGCGCCCTGCGTCGAGCGCGCCGACATCACCTTGCGCGCCCACGCGATGGCGATTCCGGCGCCCGGCTTTCGCAAGAATGCGGGCCTGGCGGCGCTGCGCGAAGCCGAGGGACCGGTGCTGTTCGCGCACGGCGACCTGTCCGGCTATTCGGTGTTCGAGGAAGCGGCGTGGTGGGGCGTGCAGGCGGCGCTGCGCGCCGCGGCTTGA